A region of Lycium barbarum isolate Lr01 chromosome 3, ASM1917538v2, whole genome shotgun sequence DNA encodes the following proteins:
- the LOC132634269 gene encoding uncharacterized protein LOC132634269 produces the protein MMRVRVKLPGFCMNRTVVHVRARNSPSQLCKKTLNLIKSDDNQSEFSSKNSIEMNYNTDESRTDSENGINNRVMVVVDPSQEAKNALQWALTHTVQNHDTIVLLSVTKPSQQGENTNGEFNQRAYELLYSMKNMCQTKRPGVQVEIAVQEGKEKGPVIVEAAKQREVSLLVLGQRKRSIMWRLRKIWSEKKSKNRVVEHCIQNAKCLTIAVRRKRKFGGYLITTKRHKNFWLLA, from the exons ATGATGCGTGTCCGTGTAAAATTACCAGGATTCTGCATGAATCGAACTGTAGTCCATGTTCGAGCCCGTAATTCGCCTTCTCAACTATGTAAGAAGACACTTAATTTGATCAAATCTGATGACAACCAGTCTGAATTTTCCAGCAAAAACAGCATTGAGATGAACTACAACACCGATGAATCTAGGACGGATTCTGAAAATGGGATTAACAATAGAGTCATGGTTGTGGTTGATCCTAGTCAAGAAGCCAAAAATGCTCTGCAATGGGCACTTACACATACTGTTCAAAACCATGATACCATTGTTCTTCTCTCTGTGACCAAGCCCTCTCAACAAG GTGAAAATACCAATGGTGAATTCAATCAGAGGGCCTATGAACTTCTTTACTCCATGAAAAATATGTGCCAAACAAAGAGACCAGGG GTGCAAGTAGAGATAGCAGTGCAAGAAGGGAAAGAAAAAGGTCCTGTAATTGTGGAAGCAGCTAAGCAGAGAGAAGTGTCATTACTGGTGTTGGGACAAAGAAAAAGATCCATAATGTGGCGACTACGCAAGATATGGTCAGAGAAAAAATCGAAAAACAGAGTAGTGGAACACTGTATTCAGAATGCCAAGTGCTTGACAATTGCTGTGAGAAGGAAGAGGAAGTTTGGAGGATATCTCATTACTACTAAGCGTCACAAGAATTTTTGGCTTTTAGCTTAA